A DNA window from Vigna unguiculata cultivar IT97K-499-35 chromosome 10, ASM411807v1, whole genome shotgun sequence contains the following coding sequences:
- the LOC114165774 gene encoding probable polygalacturonase At3g15720, with translation MPTSSNMQRLITCLLILCFVSPCLCARSTLTTKSNTYNVKDYGAHGDGKSDDSGAFLSAWKDTCGAQETPTLVIPSEGVFLLNYITLNGPCNAPSVNIQLQGKIVASAKKEWIKVSEIQNPNTKGLTNDTSNLIVFSNVTNLSIDGSGGSIDGYGSSWWECKSCGRPTILRFKSCNDLTVSNLTITNSPKAHIRLNSCDNATFSDINIRAPGDSPNTDGFDIYTSKNILIQNSNIQCGDDCIAISDGSSNINATGIACGPGHGISIGSLGRSNAHETVETVHVKNCTFTNTKNGARIKTVPGGSGYARNIIFENITLINADNPIIIDQYYDSYGKSESGALNVSDVTFRGFSGTAAKQKAITLNCCPSGCFDIVLDHVDIVPSTPGKTASCSCNNAHGKSTETVPQCSLSS, from the exons ATGCCAACTTCCTCAAACATGCAAAGACTAATCACTTGTCTTttgattctttgttttgtttcacCATGTTTGTGTGCGAGGTCCACACTTACTACCAAAAGCAATACTTATAATGTCAAAGACTATGGTGCTCATGGCGATGGCAAATCTGATGATTCTGGG GCTTTTCTAAGTGCATGGAAAGATACGTGTGGAGCACAAGAAACACCAACCCTAGTTATACCATCAGAAGGAGTATTCTTGCTAAATTACATAACCCTCAATGGTCCTTGCAATGCCCCAAGTGTTAATATTCAG CTTCAAGGGAAAATAGTTGCATCTGCGAAGAAGGAATGGATAAAAGTGTCAGAAATCCAAAACCCTAACACAAAAGGTCTCACAAATGATACCTCCAATTTGATTGTATTCTCAAACGTTACTAATCTCTCAATTGATGGAAGTGGAGGATCAATCGATGGCTATGGTTCTTCTTGGTGGGAATGCAAAAGTTGTGGAAGACCAACG ATTCTCAGATTCAAATCTTGCAATGATCTTACTGTTAGCAATTTGACCATCACTAACAGCCCAAAAGCTCACATAAGATTAAATAGTTGTGACAATGCCACATTCTCTGATATCAACATTCGTGCTCCTGGTGACAGCCCCAACACTGATGGATTCGACATTTACACTTCCAAAAACATCTTGATTCAAAATTCCAACATACAATGTG GTGATGATTGCATAGCCATCAGTGATGGCTCCTCTAACATCAATGCTACTGGAATTGCTTGTGGACCAGGCCATGGAATAAG CATTGGCAGCCTGGGTAGAAGCAACGCTCATGAAACAGTGGAAACAGTTCATGTAAAAAACTGCACTTTCACAAACACTAAAAATGGAGCAAGAATTAAGACAGTCCCG gGTGGATCAGGTTATGCAAGAAACATCATTTTCGAGAACATCACATTAATAAATGCAGATAACCCAATAATCATAGACCAGTACTATGACAGTTATGGAAAATCAGag AGTGGAGCATTGAATGTGAGCGATGTGACATTCCGTGGATTTAGTGGAACAGCTGCAAAGCAGAAAGCTATTACTCTGAATTGCTGTCCATCAGGGTGTTTCGACATTGTATTGGATCATGTTGACATTGTCCCTTCTACACCAGGAAAAACAGCTTCTTGTTCTTGCAATAATGCTCATGGAAAATCTACAGAAACTGTTCCACAATGTTCCTTATCATCATAA
- the LOC114167514 gene encoding putative UDP-rhamnose:rhamnosyltransferase 1 isoform X2 produces MAEQREKLHIVVFPWLAFGHLGPFFELAKLIAQKGHKISFISTPRNIHHLPKVPENLQHLVDLIELPLPRVDKLPENAEATVDVPYHLIPYLKQAFDGLEQPLTMFLERCKPHWIIYDFAPYWLSPICSQLGISCIFFSIFSASALYYFLLDHYTSKARVSAQNKGFPDEHYETNESGVSDVFRVLETTNSAQASAIRTCMEIEAASLKLLESIYSKPMIPVGLLPPSLEFSEDSNDENWDTILKWLDKQEKGSVVYVAFGSEVRLSDEDFTEITKGIEMSGFPFFWVLKKQNTSNVELQDLVVNNSGTGLVWRTWAPQMRILAHKSVGGFLTHCGWSSVNESLLVGCPLVMLPFQNDQFIVAKLMEEKRVGFQVQRSEHDEKLTRESLANALRAVMLEKSYTSEAEEMSKIVGDKELHQKYIDEFVEYMEIHKPVLKD; encoded by the coding sequence ATGGCGGAGCAGCGTGAGAAGCTTCACATTGTGGTGTTTCCATGGCTAGCATTTGGACACTTAGGCCCATTTTTTGAGCTTGCCAAACTCATAGCTCAAAAGGGTCACAAAATTTCTTTCATTTCCACACCTAGAAATATCCATCACCTACCCAAAGTGCCTGAAAACTTGCAACATTTGGTGGATCTGATAGAACTGCCACTGCCCCGTGTTGACAAACTCCCAGAAAATGCAGAGGCCACAGTGGACGTTCCTTACCACCTCATTCCATACCTCAAGCAGGCTTTTGATGGTCTTGAACAACCTTTGACCATGTTTCTTGAGAGATGCAAACCCCATTGGATAATATACGACTTTGCACCCTATTGGTTGTCTCCAATATGTTCTCAGCTTGGAATCTCATgcatctttttctctatttttagtGCATCTGCtttgtattattttctcttAGATCATTATACTAGTAAAGCACGTGTGTCTGCGCAGAACAAAGGTTTTCCTGATGAACATTATGAGACAAATGAATCGGGGGTTTCAGACGTGTTTCGAGTCCTTGAAACTACTAATAGTGCTCAAGCTAGTGCTATAAGAACCTGCATGGAGATTGAAGCTGCGTCTCTCAAATTGTTGGAAAGTATATATAGTAAACCAATGATTCCAGTTGGTTTATTGCCACCTTCACTAGAGTTCAGTGAAGATAGCAATGATGAAAACTGGGATACCATCCTTAAATGGTTAGACAAACAGGAAAAAGGGTCAGTGGTTTACGTAGCTTTTGGAAGTGAAGTGAGACTAAGTGATGAAGACTTTACTGAAATTACAAAGGGAATAGAAATGTCTGGTTTTCCATTTTTCTGGGTTCTGAAAAAGCAAAACACCTCTAACGTTGAGTTGCAGGATCTGGTTGTGAATAACTCAGGAACGGGTTTGGTGTGGAGAACATGGGCACCACAGATGAGGATTTTGGCACACAAGTCTGTTGGGGGGTTTCTGACTCACTGTGGTTGGAGTTCAGTGAATGAGAGTCTTCTAGTTGGGTGTCCACTTGTGATGTTGCCATTCCAAAATGATCAATTTATAGTTGCTAAGCTTATGGAGGAGAAAAGGGTAGGGTTCCAAGTACAGAGAAGTGAGCATGATGAGAAATTGACCAGAGAATCATTGGCCAATGCATTGAGAGCAGTGATGTTGGAAAAAAGTTACACAAGTGAAGCAGAAGAGATGAGTAAGATAGTTGGGGACAAGGAACTGCACCAAAAGTATATAGATGAGTTTGTTGAATATATGGAAATCCATAAACCTGTCTTAAAGGATTAG
- the LOC114167514 gene encoding putative UDP-rhamnose:rhamnosyltransferase 1 isoform X1: MAEQREKLHIVVFPWLAFGHLGPFFELAKLIAQKGHKISFISTPRNIHHLPKVPENLQHLVDLIELPLPRVDKLPENAEATVDVPYHLIPYLKQAFDGLEQPLTMFLERCKPHWIIYDFAPYWLSPICSQLGISCIFFSIFSASALYYFLLDHYTSKARVSAQNKGFPDEHYETNESGVSDVFRVLETTNSAQASAIRTCMEIEAASLKLLESIYSKPMIPVGLLPPSLEFSEDSNDENWDTILKWLDKQEKGSVVYVAFGSEVRLSDEDFTEITKGIEMSGFPFFWVLKKQNTSNVELQDLVVNNSGTGLVWRTWAPQMRILAHKSVGGFLTHCGWSSVNESLLVGCPLVMLPFQNDQFIVAKLMEEKRLGTRNCTKSI; encoded by the exons ATGGCGGAGCAGCGTGAGAAGCTTCACATTGTGGTGTTTCCATGGCTAGCATTTGGACACTTAGGCCCATTTTTTGAGCTTGCCAAACTCATAGCTCAAAAGGGTCACAAAATTTCTTTCATTTCCACACCTAGAAATATCCATCACCTACCCAAAGTGCCTGAAAACTTGCAACATTTGGTGGATCTGATAGAACTGCCACTGCCCCGTGTTGACAAACTCCCAGAAAATGCAGAGGCCACAGTGGACGTTCCTTACCACCTCATTCCATACCTCAAGCAGGCTTTTGATGGTCTTGAACAACCTTTGACCATGTTTCTTGAGAGATGCAAACCCCATTGGATAATATACGACTTTGCACCCTATTGGTTGTCTCCAATATGTTCTCAGCTTGGAATCTCATgcatctttttctctatttttagtGCATCTGCtttgtattattttctcttAGATCATTATACTAGTAAAGCACGTGTGTCTGCGCAGAACAAAGGTTTTCCTGATGAACATTATGAGACAAATGAATCGGGGGTTTCAGACGTGTTTCGAGTCCTTGAAACTACTAATAGTGCTCAAGCTAGTGCTATAAGAACCTGCATGGAGATTGAAGCTGCGTCTCTCAAATTGTTGGAAAGTATATATAGTAAACCAATGATTCCAGTTGGTTTATTGCCACCTTCACTAGAGTTCAGTGAAGATAGCAATGATGAAAACTGGGATACCATCCTTAAATGGTTAGACAAACAGGAAAAAGGGTCAGTGGTTTACGTAGCTTTTGGAAGTGAAGTGAGACTAAGTGATGAAGACTTTACTGAAATTACAAAGGGAATAGAAATGTCTGGTTTTCCATTTTTCTGGGTTCTGAAAAAGCAAAACACCTCTAACGTTGAGTTGCAGGATCTGGTTGTGAATAACTCAGGAACGGGTTTGGTGTGGAGAACATGGGCACCACAGATGAGGATTTTGGCACACAAGTCTGTTGGGGGGTTTCTGACTCACTGTGGTTGGAGTTCAGTGAATGAGAGTCTTCTAGTTGGGTGTCCACTTGTGATGTTGCCATTCCAAAATGATCAATTTATAGTTGCTAAGCTTATGGAGGAGAAAAGG TTGGGGACAAGGAACTGCACCAAAAGTATATAG
- the LOC114166946 gene encoding uncharacterized protein LOC114166946, giving the protein MDMLQIKNECVASSSLPWIIMDVGLRSAHSIKPFRLPLFPLSLSLSQKRSSRHPLPSRKALLGFALRSPSPKLKLSSHSIPQVQRASCRTPRSRVEVPLTLFQMGEVLVVSKGTVIQQLSHLG; this is encoded by the exons ATGGATATGCTTCAGATTAAGAATGAATGTGTGGCTTCAAGTTCTTTACCTTGGATTATCATGGATG tgggcctaaggtcGGCCCATAGTATAAAACCCTTCAGATTGCCCTTATTTCcactctcactctcactctcGCAGAAACGCAGCAGCCGTCACCCCTTGCCCTCAcgaaaagctctgctagggtttgccctAAGGTCCCCTTCACCCAAGCTCAAACTCAGTTCCCACTCCAT TCCGCAAGTTCAGCGCGCGAGCTGCCGTACTCCGAGGTCCCGTGTCGAGGTTCCGTTAACCCTTTTCCAG atgggcgaagttctcgtggtcagcaagggaaCGGTGATCCagcagcttagccatctgggctag